The Terriglobales bacterium DNA segment CACCGTCTCTTCCGGAGAGCCGGAGAGCGCCGGGAAATCCATCGCGGTGCTTCCGTTCGCCAACCTGAGCAGCAGCCCGGATGACGAGTACTTTAGTGACGGCATCACCGAGGAGATCACGAACGCGCTGGCCAGAGTGCCGGGGATGAAGGTCGCCGCCCGGACGTCGGCCTTTTCGTTCAAGGGCAAGAATGTGCCGGCTGGCGAAATCGGCCGGAGCTTGAATGTGGGCACGATCCTGGAGGGCAGCCTGCGCCGGGCGGGAAAGAAGCTGCGGATCACCGCGCAACTGGTCAACGTTGCGGATGGATGCCACTTGTGGTCGGAGCGGTATGACCGCGAGCTCGACGACATCTTTGCGGTGCAAGATGAGATCGCCACGGCCATCGCCAGGAAGTTCGAGGTTTCCGCCGGCGGCCCAAGCGGGCCGCTGGTCAAACCCGCCACGCGCAACATGGAGGCGTATGAGCTCTACTTGAAGGGCTTGCACGCCCGGCAACACTTCGGCACGAACCTCACCGGGGCGCTTGATTTCTTTGAACGGGCGGCGGCCCGAGACCCTGAATTTGCGCCGGCCCACGCCAGCTTGGCCCAGACCTACTCCACGCTTGCGCTTACGGCGGCTTTGCGGCCGAGCGACGGAATGCCCAAGGCCAAGGCTGCTGCCATGCGTGCCCTGGAGCTGGACGGCAGTCTGGCCGAAGCTCACTGTGCTCTCGCGGTGGTGAGCATGCTTTACGACTGGGATTGGGAAGCGGCGGAAAAAGGCCTGCTGCGCGCGCTTGAGCTTAGTCCTAACGATTCCCAGGCGAGCTTCTACTACGGACACTTCTATCTTGCGTACGTGGCCGGGCAGCCAGAAAAGGGCGCTGAGCTTTGCCGCCGGGCGTGGGAAGGCGATCCGCTAGCCGGGTATGCGCTGCACGGATTAGCCTCGGACCTGGTGATTCTTGAGCGAAATCGCGAACTGATCGAGTTATGCCGGCGGGAGCTGGCCCGTGACCCCTCTGCATTTCATCTGCAAAGGCTGCTGGGCCTGGGCTTGCTTGGCGAGTCGCGCCTCGACGAGGCGCAGGCGGCGATGGAAGAAGCGGTGCGTACCTCCGGGCGACATGCGTGGGCGTTGTTTGAACTGGGAATGCTTCACGCGCGTTGTGGCCACAGGGCTGAAGCCGAAGCCATACAGGAGGAACTGGTGTCCCGCTCGCGGGTGGCCTACCTTCAGTCCGGTATTCTTGCCGCGATTCCGGCATGGCTCGGCCGCTTCGATGAGGCACTCGCGCTCCTGGAGCGAGCTATTGAAGAGCGTGACTGTACTCTGCTGGCCATTCCGGTCTGGCCGACCTGGTCGGCCCTGTGGAACCTGCCGCGCTGCCCGGAACTTCTCAAGCGGATCGGTATCACCAAGCCTGCTCCGAGCGGAGCTGAGTCCCGACTGAAGCAGGGTTGACATCTTGTTCGTAGACTCCCACGCACATCTGGAAATGCCGCAGTTCGACGCGGATCGCGAGGCCGTGTTTGCGCGGGCGCGCGAGGCGGGTGTGGAGGCGCTGGTGGCGATCGGTTCGGGGACCGGGCCGGGGTCGCTGGACTGCGGTATCACTTTCGCCGAGCAGTACGACTGGGTGTATGCGACGGTGGGCATCCATCCGCATGAAGCGAAGCTGGCAGAAGAGAGCGACTTCGCGGAACTGGAGAAGCTGGCGCAGCACAAGCGGGTGATCGCGTGGGGCGAGATCGGTCTCGATTTCTACTACGACCACTCGCCGCGAGAGACGCAGCGCGCCGTGTTCGTGCGGCAGATGGAGATGGCGCGGGCGGCGAAGCTGCCCATCGTGATCCACTGCCGGCCGTCGGACGGAAGCACCAATGCCTGGGAGGAGTGCCTGGAACTGATGGGAAAGCACTGGGCGTCCGCGGGGATGGGAGGGATCCTGCACTGTTTCACGGGCTCGACGGAGCACATGCGCCGGGCGCTGGACATGGGGTTTCTCATCTCCTTTGCGGGCAACGTGACGTTTGCCAAGGCGGAAACCATCCGGCAGGCGGCGCGGGAAGTCCCCCTGGAGCGCATGCTGATCGAGACGGATGCGCCCTTCCTGGCGCCGGTGCCGCACCGGGGGAAGAGGAATGAACCGGCGTTCGTCCGACAGGTGGCGGAGCGAATCGCGGAGGTGCGGAGCGTACCGTTGGAGCAGATCGCCCGGGAAACCTCGTCTAATTTCTACAATTTCTTCGCACGCTACGAAAAAATAGATCCCCTTCCCTGAATAGTGCACATCGGCCGAGGAACAGGTACAGTAGAACTTCGACCATGGCAGACAATTCCTTCGACATCGTGAGCCGGGTGGACCTGCAGGAGGTGTCGAACGCGGTCCAGCAGACGCTGAAGGAAGTGCACACCCGCTTCGACTTGAAGAATTCGAAGTCGGACATACAGATCGAGGGTAAGGACGCGATCGTGCTCGCGTCGGAGGACGAGTTCAAGCTGAAGGCGGTGAACGACGTGCTGCAGCAGAAACTGGTGAAGCGTCACGTTCCCCTGAAGGCGCTGAGCTACGGCAAAGTGGAACCGGCGGCAGGGAGCACGGTGCGGCAGCGCATCACCATGCAGCAGGGTATCCCGGTGGAGAAGGCGCGGGAGATCGTGAAGGTCATCAAAGACTCGAAGAAGAAAGTGCAGGCCTCCATCCAGGGAGACACGGTGCGGGTGAGCGGGCGGGACCGCGACGTGCTGCAGGAGATCATGGCTCTGCTGCGCGGAAACGACTTCGGGATCGACATGCAGTTCACCAACTACCGCACCAATTGACGTGAGCACGCCGGCCACAACCCGGGGCAAGGAAGTCTTCGAGCTGCTGCGCGAGGACCTGGCGGCCATCGAGCGCGAGTTCGGCCGCGAAACGGTGTCGCGCACGGCGGCCATCACGGAGATCGGGGCGCACCTGCGCGCCGGGGGAGGCAAGCGCATACGGCCATCCCTGCTGCTGCTGGCGGCGAAGCTCTACGGAAAGAACGGGACGACGGTGATCCGGTTGGGCGCGGTAGTGGAGATCATCCACACGGCCACGCTGGTGCACGACGACATCATCGACGAGGCGGAAACGCGCCGTGGGCAGCCTTCCGCCAACCGCACCTGGGGAAACTCGCGCTGCGTGCTGGCGGGCGACTGGCTGTACATGCAGGCCTTCAAGATCGCCGTAGCGGAACGCAACTTTCGCGTGCTGGACGTGCTGATCGACCTGACGCAGCAGATGGTGGAAGGCGAACTGATGCAGGCGGAGGCGCTGGGTCGGGCCGTCTCGCTCGACGAGCATCTGGACCTGATCCATCGCAAGACAGCGTGCCTGTTCTCCACCTGCATGCGGCTGGGAGCCATCGTGGGACGGGCGCCCGAGCACGAGGAAGAAGCGCTGGCGGAATACGGGCGCAACCTGGGGCTGGCCTTCCAGGTGGTGGACGACCGGCTGGACCTGACGGCTTCCCAAGACATGCTGGGCAAGCCGGTAGGCAGCGACTTGCGCGAAGGCAAGGTGACGTTGGCGGTGATCCATGCGCTGGAGCGGTGTTCGCCCGAGGAACGGCACCAGATCGAGACCGTGCTCCACGAGCGGGCGTTCGCCAGCGTCAGCCTCAGCGAAGTGCTGAAGGTCCTGAGCCGCTACGGGTCACTGGACTGGGCCATGGCGGAAGCGCATCGCTATGCGGATGCGGCACGCCGCAGCCTCCGCGAGTTTCCGGATTCGGAGATCAAGCGGGCCCTCGAGTGGGCGGCCGAGTTTGTGGTGGAAAGAGAGAACTGAAGCAATCCGCTTCTAGCTGCTACCTGTTGGCTACCGATTGCCAACCGCCTATTGCCTGCTCGAGCGCTTATACTTCCCCGCGCACCCTTCGACGCGCATGGCATCTCACAAAGAAGTCGAGATCAAGTTCCGAATCACCGACCTGAAGGCACTGGTGCGGAAGCTGCGGGCGGCGGGCTTCCGGCTGCGGACGCGGCGGACGCACGAGATGAACACGCTCTACGACCTGCCGGACCTTGCTCTGCGCAGACGGGGCGAGCTGCTGCGGCTACGGCGCTACGGGAAGAAGTGGACGCTGACGCACAAGTCGGCGGCGAAGATCGGGCGGCACAAGTCCCGCGTGGAACTGGAAACCGTTGTCGAGGACGGTGGAAAGCTGGGTAGCGTGTTGCGGGCGCTGGGCCTTGTGCCCACCTTCCGCTATGAGAAGTTCCGCAGCGAGTGGACCGACGGGCGTGGACACGTGGTGGTGGACGAAACGCCGATCGGGAACCTGGCGGAAATCGAGGGCCAACCCCGGTGGATCGACGGGGTGGCGAAGAAGCTCGGCGTGGCCCCGAAGGACTACATCACGGATTCGTACGCCGGCCTGTTTTTCAAGTGGAAGGCGCGGACGGGAAGCGCAGCGGAAGAGATGACGTTTCGTGCGGTGAAGGA contains these protein-coding regions:
- a CDS encoding TatD family hydrolase, translating into MFVDSHAHLEMPQFDADREAVFARAREAGVEALVAIGSGTGPGSLDCGITFAEQYDWVYATVGIHPHEAKLAEESDFAELEKLAQHKRVIAWGEIGLDFYYDHSPRETQRAVFVRQMEMARAAKLPIVIHCRPSDGSTNAWEECLELMGKHWASAGMGGILHCFTGSTEHMRRALDMGFLISFAGNVTFAKAETIRQAAREVPLERMLIETDAPFLAPVPHRGKRNEPAFVRQVAERIAEVRSVPLEQIARETSSNFYNFFARYEKIDPLP
- a CDS encoding YajQ family cyclic di-GMP-binding protein — encoded protein: MADNSFDIVSRVDLQEVSNAVQQTLKEVHTRFDLKNSKSDIQIEGKDAIVLASEDEFKLKAVNDVLQQKLVKRHVPLKALSYGKVEPAAGSTVRQRITMQQGIPVEKAREIVKVIKDSKKKVQASIQGDTVRVSGRDRDVLQEIMALLRGNDFGIDMQFTNYRTN
- a CDS encoding polyprenyl synthetase family protein; amino-acid sequence: MSTPATTRGKEVFELLREDLAAIEREFGRETVSRTAAITEIGAHLRAGGGKRIRPSLLLLAAKLYGKNGTTVIRLGAVVEIIHTATLVHDDIIDEAETRRGQPSANRTWGNSRCVLAGDWLYMQAFKIAVAERNFRVLDVLIDLTQQMVEGELMQAEALGRAVSLDEHLDLIHRKTACLFSTCMRLGAIVGRAPEHEEEALAEYGRNLGLAFQVVDDRLDLTASQDMLGKPVGSDLREGKVTLAVIHALERCSPEERHQIETVLHERAFASVSLSEVLKVLSRYGSLDWAMAEAHRYADAARRSLREFPDSEIKRALEWAAEFVVEREN
- a CDS encoding class IV adenylate cyclase, whose product is MASHKEVEIKFRITDLKALVRKLRAAGFRLRTRRTHEMNTLYDLPDLALRRRGELLRLRRYGKKWTLTHKSAAKIGRHKSRVELETVVEDGGKLGSVLRALGLVPTFRYEKFRSEWTDGRGHVVVDETPIGNLAEIEGQPRWIDGVAKKLGVAPKDYITDSYAGLFFKWKARTGSAAEEMTFRAVKEAGRRDRN